The genomic region GAGCGAACCAGCGGTAATCTCATCTTCCATGTTCCAGTTGAACTGGTTGTCGGTTGTCAAATGGAGTAGGAAGTTCGAAACGTTCTTGGCGAAGAGTTCGCTGGCGTTCATCGGTAGGGTAGCAGGGAGGTTTCCTTCTCCGATGATGGTGACACCACCAACACGAACCGTTTCATTCAGTTTGCTTGCCGATACGTTTCCACCCTGCGAAACCGCCATATCCACGATAACCGCTCCCGGTTTCATCTTTCTAAGCATTTCATCGGTAATAAGCAATGGGGCTTTTTTTCCTGGGATGAGAGCCGTGGTAATGACAAGATCAGCTTCAGCAACTTTAGCAGTTACAACTTCTTGTTGCTTCTTCAAGAACTCTTCCGAAACGTTGGTTACGTAACCGCCAGCCATATTCACGCTGTCGTCTCCCGCCACCTCAATGAACTTACCGCCAAGGGACTGTACTTGCTCCTTGGTTTCTGGACGGATATCCGAAACCCAAACGTTTGCACCCAATCGTTTAGCGGTAGCAATGGCCTGAAGCCCCGCAACACCAGCACCGAAAATGACAACCGTGGAAGGTTTGATGGTTCCAGCAGAGGTCATCAGCATCGGGAATATCTTGCCCATTTCACC from Flavobacteriales bacterium harbors:
- a CDS encoding Re/Si-specific NAD(P)(+) transhydrogenase subunit alpha; this translates as MKIGVPKETQGRETRVAVTPTIAKQLKAKGFEVVVESGAGDGSFFSDANYTDADANVGSKADAYQCDVVAKVNPPTVDEAKQLKAGSTLISLLFAATNPDVVKALEAQGVNAYSLDAIPRTSLAQSMDVLSSQANLAGYKAVLLGGGEMGKIFPMLMTSAGTIKPSTVVIFGAGVAGLQAIATAKRLGANVWVSDIRPETKEQVQSLGGKFIEVAGDDSVNMAGGYVTNVSEEFLKKQQEVVTAKVAEADLVITTALIPGKKAPLLITDEMLRKMKPGAVIVDMAVSQGGNVSASKLNETVRVGGVTIIGEGNLPATLPMNASELFAKNVSNFLLHLTTDNQFNWNMEDEITAGSLIIRDGKPVHPSVQPKETTNA